TACATTGATATATCCCTGGTGCCATTTGGCAAGTCCTATGTGAGTTTGCTTCGATTGAATTAAACAactcaagaatttaaaattttatttctttccatttcaGTCCGAGAATAATGGTGCTCAATTCTATTGCCAACATGGACCCAAAGAATGCCTGGGAAATCGTCAACAATCATGCATACTACAACAGACCAATGATCAAGAACAGCAAGTGGAGTTTGCCGTGTGTCAAATGACAATTTCCAATAAATCCAGAGGAATTGATGATGTAAGTTTGCGAGCTTTCGATTTGAGGTCCTAAAAGTTTTATACATTTACTTACACAACATATGCTCAGTATGGTGGATCAATTTTGTAATCGACAAAGCGGTTATCAAATCGGAGTATTCAATGATTCCTAAGAATATTTGACCAAGAAACCAAGGGCCCAAAAACAAAACGGAGCTTCCGGTTTTTAACGGGAAGTCCATTAGCCGGTTGGATACTTTATGTGGGGGCTctctttattcaaatctgaaccgattttcacaaaatttaggcTTTTACATGGGTAATAGCcaatatatattcatttacaggtagtggcagttacccaacaacaaaatattgaatgcactatctgtcaaaataagTGGTTagtacaactctgattttgtgtatgttactagttcgcgcaatttttcgttgttttgtgtgtgttatggttctcaaCTAAAATACACGCACACAACCAATACTCATTGACAGATAGTGCGTTtcgcaagaaaaaattgtactcagctgtttacgataCACTACttagtaattatgtcatggtaatAGCCCATTCATAGCATTTTCCTTAAATGCCGGTTCGTAGTTTTACGAAATTACGAAAATTGCGCTTAAGGGCAGTATGTACCTCTGGCGAAAAATTTCGTTTTCattagaaatgcattgacatatcctaagctagcaggtacgcagctcaaatgaaattttctttgcgtaacagggtgacataataggcattggaTATTTTTGCTTGCAAATGAGCACCTCAAACGAAACTTTCGGTTTCAGCAGCCAAGATATTTATATCTTCACTGGAAAATAGTTATGTAGACTACAATACgagatggcgacaaacatcgattcataattttgaccgatttttaatcatttttggctaacaaagtacactgatagaaaaatggcggtactttgccaataccgcctggtattattttgttcgcgtcattggcaaaggtttttaataccatttggtatcaattcaataccagacaaagtagactattaagaattgacagcgtcatatttgtattcttgtcatcgctcCAGAAATGTTGTTAagttttgtacttaaaataattattgacaaaatatttgttaaacaaataaataaaaagttttaatacatgcgtaaaaacctgttcaaattttcgaaagcagtgaaaatggaaattgtacaaattctaaggacattctacttgaaaaacatgatagtctcttgtgtggaaaaccATGCTGTGTTACCAAAACCAAGGGGGCAGCCGATTTGGTTGCGTGCTTCGATTACCAGTGTAGAGGTAGTGGGTTCCATTCCCGCCAGaaaccttggtctgtcgctactgtgatatcacaatggacttaaaattgtctaagtgagtctgtaaaggactgccactcttacctaaccgaACCTAAAcctactaaaaccaataactggtactaaaaccaataacagattggtattaaaaccaatagcagttcggtaataagtcaagcaccaaacggtactaatcattttatgtttcatttaTACCATCCGGTTTTATTTTTGAACTATACGGTATTATTTTTGTACCAtatggtgttgctttactatcaataccgtatgatattgaaatgagcacgtttggtatcaactggGTGTACTTATGTACTAAAATTggtcgtttttgtttttaaattactctattttattttgcatgaaacatcaaaatgtaaatttttatttgtatttgcaaGCGAAAATTCCTAAATGCCTATTATGTTACCTTGTaacgcaaaaaatttttcatttgaactGCGTACGTgctaggatatgtcaatgcatttcttatgaaaacgaaattttcgctAAAAGTGCATACTGCCCTTaagatatgtcaatgcatttcttatagCAAAACTTCGTTACAGAGTTCAGCTGAATATGCACCTCtatcgaaattttcggttgcagccaagacatttatgtcgccaATGAGAAATAGATGTCAagaatacaagatggcgacaaacatcgatttacAATTTTGGCAGAATTTGAATCGTTTCTGGCTTCTCAAGTACATATGTGCTGTtattaatcgtttttatttgcaagtaactttcatgttgcatggagctaaatactaaaaaaaaattaattttcattcgtAGTTCCAAGAAAAAATTCATCAATGCCTATcatgtcaccctgttacgcaaagaaaatttcgtttgagctgcgtaccagcaagcgaaattttgggtAACGGtaccggtaacgaaaatttcgtttagaaTATGTCagtgcatttcttatggtaacgaagATTttgccagaggtgcatactgcgctatatgtggaaaatttcatgatgattggataataaatgcgacctacaccttgattacaaaaaaaaagaaacaggcGGACAAacgatatggaaagaaaacacggacagacggacatattcAAGGGGTCTTCAGACGTTTCGTCTTGGCCTAGAAGATAAATTAGTTATAGGCTGGAAgctcgattttgattttagacctATGGTTTCTTggacaaattttcttagaattgttgtagatttcgaatttgatAATCGCTTGTAGAGTCTCTTTGGCCACATCTATTGACTTTCcccatttgttttttattttttatgtcttttttttgttgattttaggATCTTGCTTTCTCATTAAGGTTTTCTCTTTGCCCTTTTGTTTTAGTGCGCCAGATCATCCGGTCTATCCAATGACATCGATACATGCATGACCAGTGAGTTAGGTACTCTGCTGCAACTGGAAGCGGAACAAATTACGCACTCGTATGCACCAACATTTGTGCCCACCATAGTTTATGATGGTGTAAGTTTTTCCCAAAATGCATGCGACCACCATAAAGAGTGGAATTGAGTGGCCTCCtatctctctcgctctctcctTATAAGCTCAAAACAagaccacttttattttttgaaaataaaaataatttcgatgTTCCATTACAGGTTTTCGATCAACAACTGCAGGACAACTCATTGCGTAATTTCCGTGGTACTGTTTGTTATTTGTTGCAAAAACGAGGTGATATTTCCTTACACTCTGATGTCTGTCAGTAATGGCTTGAATGGCAAGGAGGGAATACATGGGGAGAAATAAGTACCGTCGAATGCTCATGAAACAACTTTAACGTAAGACTATGTAAACAACAACCCAACGATCAAAATCTTTGCTTTGGCGCAaattaaaagaataaaaaaaaaattacgagtattaatttttttgataaataaaacagaaatgaAAACCGAAAAATGTGGGTCAATATGTATGCAGTTTCCatatggagttttttttttcttcactttTTCTGTGTCACACGCAAAATTGTGATGTAGAGGCCATTGACAGTTGATTTATGGATCTTGTTCGTTGCAATTTGCTGCATtttgggtttttgttttgtagaaGAGTAAAGctgggtgcttgaaatttttcacaaatatttcttattagtgcaggtcggttgggattgtaaatgggttatatcggtacaagttttggtataactgccatatgaaccggtaTGGGCtcgttacttcttgagcctctagagggcgcaattcttatgcgatttggctgaaattttgcaccaaatgttttattttgacttccaacaactcgtgtcaagtatggtccaatcggTATTTTTACCTCCAACAACTCTGGATGGTCCAAATCatttaataacctgatatagctcccacataaaccgatcgcgtattttgacttcttgagccgctagatggcgcaattattgtcagagggcgctgaaattttgcatgaagtattttgttttgaccatAAATAACTATGTCAAGCATGATCCAaattgattcataacctgatatagctcccatataaactgattttggatcgtgacttcttgagccgatagagggcgcaatttttatccgatttagcagaaatttagcatgaagtgttttgtt
This Stomoxys calcitrans chromosome 2, idStoCalc2.1, whole genome shotgun sequence DNA region includes the following protein-coding sequences:
- the LOC106090687 gene encoding GILT-like protein 1, coding for MALTKLTLFLFFMVAVTLFSSALTRKANQEKLKVLVLYESLCPDSVRFMQRQLGPNYNDLKDYIDISLVPFGKSYSENNGAQFYCQHGPKECLGNRQQSCILQQTNDQEQQVEFAVCQMTISNKSRGIDDCARSSGLSNDIDTCMTSELGTLLQLEAEQITHSYAPTFVPTIVYDGVFDQQLQDNSLRNFRGTVCYLLQKRGDISLHSDVCQ